One window of the Suricata suricatta isolate VVHF042 chromosome 7, meerkat_22Aug2017_6uvM2_HiC, whole genome shotgun sequence genome contains the following:
- the CLPS gene encoding colipase has translation MEKVLVLLLVALAVAYAVPDPRGIIIQLEDGELCLNSLQCKSKCCHRETGLSLARCMPKASENSECSAKSLYGVYYKCPCERGLTCEVDKSIVGSITNTNFGICLDAGRSRE, from the exons ATGGAGAAGGTCCTTGTCCTTCTACTGGTTGCCCTGGCAGTGGCCTATGCGGTGCCTGACCCTCGGGGAATCATCATCCAGCTG GAGGATGGCGAGCTCTGCCTGAACAGCCTTCAGTGCAAGAGCAAGTGCTGCCACCGTGAAACCGGGCTGAGCCTGGCCCGCTGCATGCCCAAGGCCAGCGAGAACAGCGAGTGCTCCGCCAAG AGCCTCTATGGGGTTTACTACAAGTGTCCCTGTGAGCGGGGTCTGACCTGTGAGGTTGACAAGAGCATCGTGGGCTCCATCACCAATACTAACTTCGGCATCTGCCTTGATGCTGGACGTTCCAGGGAGTAA
- the LHFPL5 gene encoding LHFPL tetraspan subfamily member 5 protein isoform X2, translating to MVKLLPAQEAAKIYHTNYVRNSRAVGVMWGTLTICFSVLVMALFIQPYWIGDSVNTPQAGYFGLFSYCVGNVLSSELICKGGPLDFSSIPSRAFKTAMFFVALAMFLIIGSIICFSLFFVCNTATVYKICAWMQLAAATGLMIGCLVYPDGWDSSEVRRMCGEQTGKYTLGQCTIRWAFMLAILSIGDALILSFLAFVLGYRQDKLLPDDYKADGKGQWKIKESNSSVIKTCSFHASLFLATIGLMVGSLWL from the exons ATGGTGAAGTTGCTGCCTGCCCAGGAGGCAGCCAAGATCTACCACACCAACTATGTGCGCAACTCGAGGGCTGTGGGTGTGATGTGGGGCACACTCACCATCTGCTTTTCGGTACTTGTCATGGCCCTCTTTATCCAGCCCTACTGGATTGGTGACAGCGTTAACACACCCCAGGCAGGCTACTTCGGCCTTTTCTCCTACTGTGTGGGCAACGTGCTGTCCTCTGAGCTCATCTGCAAGGGTGGCCCGCTGGACTTCTCCTCCATTCCCTCCAGAGCTTTCAAGACTGCCATGTTTTTTGTGGCCTTGGCCATGTTCCTCATCATTGGCTCCATCATCTGCTTTAGCCTCTTCTTCGTCTGTAACACGGCCACTGTCTACAAGATCTGCGCTTGGATGCAGCTGGCTGCAG CCACAGGCCTCATGATCGGCTGCCTGGTCTACCCGGATGGCTGGGACTCAAGTGAGGTGCGACGCATGTGTGGGGAGCAGACGGGCAAGTACACGCTGGGTCAGTGCACCATCCGCTGGGCCTTCATGCTGGCCATCCTCAGCATCGGAGACGCCCTCATCCTCTCCTTCCTGGCCTTCGTGCTGGGCTACCGGCAGGACAAGCTCCTCCCTGATGACTACAAGGCCGATGGAAAAG GACAATGGAAAATTAAGGAATCGAATTCTTCAGTGATAAAGACTTGTTCCTTCCATGCTTCCCTGTTCCTGGCTACTATAGGCCTGATGGTCGGAAGCCTTTGGCTGTAG
- the LHFPL5 gene encoding LHFPL tetraspan subfamily member 5 protein isoform X1 gives MVKLLPAQEAAKIYHTNYVRNSRAVGVMWGTLTICFSVLVMALFIQPYWIGDSVNTPQAGYFGLFSYCVGNVLSSELICKGGPLDFSSIPSRAFKTAMFFVALAMFLIIGSIICFSLFFVCNTATVYKICAWMQLAAATGLMIGCLVYPDGWDSSEVRRMCGEQTGKYTLGQCTIRWAFMLAILSIGDALILSFLAFVLGYRQDKLLPDDYKADGKEEV, from the exons ATGGTGAAGTTGCTGCCTGCCCAGGAGGCAGCCAAGATCTACCACACCAACTATGTGCGCAACTCGAGGGCTGTGGGTGTGATGTGGGGCACACTCACCATCTGCTTTTCGGTACTTGTCATGGCCCTCTTTATCCAGCCCTACTGGATTGGTGACAGCGTTAACACACCCCAGGCAGGCTACTTCGGCCTTTTCTCCTACTGTGTGGGCAACGTGCTGTCCTCTGAGCTCATCTGCAAGGGTGGCCCGCTGGACTTCTCCTCCATTCCCTCCAGAGCTTTCAAGACTGCCATGTTTTTTGTGGCCTTGGCCATGTTCCTCATCATTGGCTCCATCATCTGCTTTAGCCTCTTCTTCGTCTGTAACACGGCCACTGTCTACAAGATCTGCGCTTGGATGCAGCTGGCTGCAG CCACAGGCCTCATGATCGGCTGCCTGGTCTACCCGGATGGCTGGGACTCAAGTGAGGTGCGACGCATGTGTGGGGAGCAGACGGGCAAGTACACGCTGGGTCAGTGCACCATCCGCTGGGCCTTCATGCTGGCCATCCTCAGCATCGGAGACGCCCTCATCCTCTCCTTCCTGGCCTTCGTGCTGGGCTACCGGCAGGACAAGCTCCTCCCTGATGACTACAAGGCCGATGGAAAAG AGGAAGTCTGA